A window of Acidobacteriota bacterium contains these coding sequences:
- a CDS encoding NAD(P)-binding domain-containing protein has protein sequence METEVIIVGAGPIGLETAVALQREGISHLHFEAASIGSTIGWYAPDTHFFSSPERIAIAGVPLQTRDQSKATREEYLLYLRTVVQQFDLNVRTYERVTAIDKQGNGGFRVSTEGRSGQRTWTAEKVVLAIGDMHLPRRLGIPGEDLPHVSHYFEDPHRYFKNRVLVVGGKNSAVEAVIRLHRVGAQPTLSYRGPDLDPDRIKFWLLPDIRALIRDRRVPFLPATSPVEIQPERVVLEHIESGKREEIEADFVLLLTGYVQDASLYEGAGIALQGPGKKPRYDEATMETDVPGLYVAGTGAAGTQLAGVKAFIETSHVHVDRIVASLTGRRPPGSAAPEYELPES, from the coding sequence ATGGAAACAGAAGTCATCATCGTGGGCGCCGGGCCGATCGGCCTGGAAACCGCCGTCGCGCTCCAGCGGGAGGGCATTTCCCACCTCCATTTCGAAGCCGCCTCGATCGGTTCGACCATTGGTTGGTACGCACCGGACACGCATTTTTTCTCCTCGCCGGAGCGCATCGCCATCGCCGGCGTTCCGCTCCAGACGCGCGACCAGTCCAAGGCGACCCGCGAGGAATACCTTCTCTACCTGCGGACCGTGGTGCAGCAATTCGACCTCAACGTGCGGACCTACGAACGGGTGACCGCCATCGACAAACAAGGGAACGGCGGTTTTCGGGTATCGACCGAAGGCCGAAGCGGTCAACGTACCTGGACGGCAGAGAAGGTGGTACTCGCCATCGGCGACATGCATCTGCCGCGGCGGCTAGGGATCCCCGGCGAGGATCTACCGCACGTCAGCCACTACTTCGAGGATCCGCACCGCTACTTCAAGAACCGAGTGCTGGTGGTGGGCGGCAAGAATTCCGCCGTCGAGGCGGTGATCCGCCTCCACCGGGTAGGTGCCCAGCCGACCCTCTCCTACCGCGGACCGGATCTCGACCCGGACCGCATCAAATTCTGGCTGCTGCCGGACATCCGGGCGCTGATCCGCGACCGGCGGGTACCCTTCCTGCCGGCAACCTCACCCGTCGAGATCCAGCCGGAACGGGTGGTGCTCGAGCACATCGAGAGCGGCAAGCGAGAAGAGATCGAGGCGGACTTCGTCCTGCTCCTCACCGGCTACGTGCAGGACGCGAGTCTGTACGAGGGAGCGGGCATTGCCCTCCAAGGTCCCGGCAAGAAACCTCGCTACGACGAGGCCACCATGGAGACCGACGTGCCGGGGCTCTACGTCGCCGGCACCGGTGCGGCGGGCACCCAGCTCGCCGGCGTCAAGGCCTTCATCGAGACCAGTCACGTGCATGTGGACCGGATCGTCGCCTCCCTCACCGGTCGGCGGCCGCCGGGCTCCGCGGCTCCGGAGTACGAGCTGCCGGAGAGCTGA
- a CDS encoding patatin-like phospholipase family protein, which yields MPTASPSASPQSSPPEEASPTADLAIVLGGGGARAAYQVGVIRTLARHRPDLRIPIITGVSAGAINAIYLASHAGNLYETAEGLHQLWEDLEVDEVFRVDAPSLSRLVLAWGLRLVTGGARRARRVRALVDTAPLDRLLANCLTNVGREVVGVEANLTAERLKAVALTTLDYATGQTVTWYQGRDIEDWERPHRKSARCRMTIDHVMASAALPLLFPAIRLGNSWHGDGGVRLTAPLSPALHLGASRVLAISTRYDRSRAEADEPNITGYPPPAQILGLLMNAIFLDLMDQDLSRLQLMNQVIADLPPDHGKDLHHVEVQVMRPSVDLGKLAGQYEVRLPKVFRFLTRGLGTRETKSPDFLSLLMFQPDYLQKLVEIGENDAEARIEELLALVDGGRAQRPA from the coding sequence GTGCCTACCGCGTCGCCCTCCGCTTCACCGCAGTCCTCCCCGCCGGAGGAGGCTTCGCCGACCGCGGATCTCGCCATCGTGCTAGGCGGCGGCGGTGCCCGGGCGGCCTACCAGGTGGGAGTGATCCGCACTCTGGCGCGACACCGGCCGGACCTGCGCATCCCGATCATCACCGGCGTTTCCGCCGGCGCCATCAACGCCATTTACCTGGCGTCCCACGCCGGCAATCTCTACGAGACCGCCGAGGGACTCCATCAGCTTTGGGAAGACCTAGAAGTGGACGAAGTCTTCCGGGTGGACGCCCCGTCCCTGAGCCGCCTAGTGCTCGCCTGGGGCCTGCGGCTGGTCACCGGCGGTGCCCGCCGAGCCCGTCGGGTCAGAGCGCTGGTTGACACCGCGCCCCTCGACCGCCTGCTGGCGAACTGCCTGACCAACGTTGGCCGGGAAGTGGTGGGAGTGGAGGCGAACCTGACGGCAGAACGCCTCAAGGCGGTGGCTCTGACCACCCTCGACTACGCCACCGGCCAGACGGTCACCTGGTACCAGGGGCGCGACATCGAAGACTGGGAGCGACCCCACCGCAAGAGCGCCCGCTGCCGCATGACCATCGACCACGTGATGGCCTCGGCCGCCCTGCCGCTCCTCTTTCCGGCCATCCGGTTGGGCAACTCCTGGCACGGCGACGGCGGAGTGCGGCTGACGGCACCGCTGTCACCGGCGCTCCACCTGGGCGCTTCACGGGTGCTGGCCATTTCCACCCGCTACGACCGCAGCCGCGCCGAGGCGGACGAGCCGAACATCACCGGCTACCCGCCGCCGGCGCAGATCCTCGGATTGCTGATGAACGCCATCTTTCTGGACCTGATGGACCAGGATCTATCGCGACTGCAGTTGATGAACCAGGTGATCGCCGACCTGCCGCCGGACCATGGCAAGGACCTGCACCACGTGGAGGTGCAGGTAATGCGGCCGTCTGTCGACCTCGGCAAGCTCGCCGGTCAGTATGAAGTGCGGCTGCCCAAGGTCTTCCGCTTCCTCACCCGCGGCCTCGGCACCCGCGAGACCAAGAGCCCGGATTTCCTGTCGCTGTTGATGTTCCAGCCGGACTACCTACAAAAGCTAGTCGAAATCGGCGAGAACGACGCCGAGGCCCGGATCGAGGAGCTCCTCGCCTTGGTAGATGGCGGGCGGGCGCAGCGGCCCGCCTGA
- a CDS encoding class I fructose-bisphosphate aldolase — translation MTIDRIQELLGDEADALLQHTCAVPKSDLYLPGPSHTDDAWRDSDRKPQVLVNLERMHNTGRLAGTGYLSILPVDQGIEHSGAASFAPNPAYFDPAMIVELAIEGGCNAVASSVGVLGAVARKYAHKIPFLVKLNHNEMLTIPSSYHQILFAQVEQAWDMGAAAVGATIYFGSEDCDRELVEIAEAFAQAHELGLSTVLWCYLRNSGFKKDGTDYHAAADLTGQANHLGVTLQADIIKQKLATNNGGYPAIGFGHTHDRVYGDLVPDHPIDLVRWQVVNCYSGRASLINSGGASSGASDLADAVRTAVINKRAGGAGLISGRKAFQRPMAEGVELLNAIQDVYLEAGVTVA, via the coding sequence ATGACCATCGACCGCATTCAGGAACTGCTCGGCGACGAAGCCGACGCCCTGCTCCAGCACACCTGTGCCGTTCCGAAGAGCGATCTCTATCTGCCCGGTCCGAGCCACACGGACGATGCCTGGCGCGATTCCGACCGCAAACCGCAGGTTCTGGTCAACCTGGAGCGGATGCACAACACCGGTCGCCTGGCGGGTACCGGTTACCTCTCCATCCTGCCGGTGGACCAGGGCATCGAACACTCCGGCGCCGCCTCCTTCGCCCCCAACCCGGCGTACTTCGATCCGGCGATGATTGTGGAGTTGGCGATCGAGGGCGGCTGCAACGCGGTGGCGTCGAGCGTCGGCGTGCTGGGGGCGGTGGCTCGCAAGTACGCCCACAAGATTCCCTTCCTGGTGAAGCTCAACCACAACGAGATGCTCACCATCCCGTCGAGCTATCACCAGATCCTGTTCGCTCAGGTGGAGCAGGCCTGGGATATGGGCGCCGCCGCCGTCGGCGCCACCATCTACTTTGGCAGCGAGGATTGCGACCGCGAGCTGGTCGAAATCGCCGAGGCCTTCGCCCAGGCTCACGAGCTGGGATTGTCGACGGTGCTGTGGTGCTACCTGCGCAACAGCGGGTTCAAGAAGGACGGGACCGACTATCATGCGGCGGCGGATCTCACCGGCCAGGCGAACCACCTCGGCGTGACCCTGCAGGCGGACATCATCAAGCAGAAGTTGGCGACCAACAACGGTGGCTACCCGGCGATCGGCTTCGGCCACACCCACGACCGGGTGTACGGTGATCTGGTACCGGACCATCCGATCGATCTGGTGCGCTGGCAGGTGGTGAACTGCTACTCCGGCCGGGCCAGCCTGATCAACTCTGGCGGCGCCTCGTCCGGCGCCAGCGACCTCGCGGACGCGGTGCGCACGGCGGTGATCAACAAACGCGCCGGCGGCGCCGGCCTGATCTCCGGCCGCAAGGCCTTCCAGCGGCCGATGGCCGAGGGAGTGGAGCTGCTGAACGCCATCCAGGACGTGTATCTGGAGGCTGGCGTGACGGTGGCGTAG